Proteins found in one Dehalococcoidia bacterium genomic segment:
- a CDS encoding PAC2 family protein, whose amino-acid sequence MQVGAFEVVEPLPDLDRPTLILALQPWIDVGSVGTMALAFLEEAWGAQPLAQLSRPGHFYDFTRYRPTLYRRGDRREVTVPNTFVRWCRSQGQGWVLVHALEPHSHGEDYVESLVELMARLGVARYCLIGSYYGPVPHTRPLVITGSSSEPYLLERMRQAGVRESRYEGPTTILTLATEQARSRGIEALSLLVQVPAYAQLERDYRGLVELLQALGRVLEVSLPLERLWQEAERQYGSLDEQVRRDPRLKAWVEDLERAYDQELASQPSPEPPPLSPELERLLEDIERRWEGPPPPAPPSP is encoded by the coding sequence ATGCAGGTGGGCGCCTTCGAGGTAGTGGAGCCTCTCCCCGACCTGGACCGCCCCACGCTGATACTGGCGCTGCAGCCCTGGATAGATGTGGGGTCGGTGGGCACCATGGCCCTGGCCTTCCTGGAAGAGGCCTGGGGCGCCCAGCCGCTGGCCCAACTGTCCCGCCCCGGCCACTTCTACGACTTCACCCGCTACCGTCCGACCCTGTACCGACGCGGCGACCGGCGCGAGGTGACGGTGCCCAACACCTTCGTCCGCTGGTGTCGCTCCCAGGGCCAGGGGTGGGTCCTAGTGCACGCCCTGGAGCCCCACAGCCATGGCGAGGACTACGTGGAGTCCCTCGTGGAGCTGATGGCGCGCCTGGGGGTGGCCCGCTACTGCCTCATCGGCAGCTACTACGGCCCTGTGCCCCACACTCGGCCCCTGGTCATCACTGGCTCCTCCTCGGAGCCATACCTGCTGGAAAGGATGCGGCAGGCAGGAGTGCGCGAGAGCCGCTACGAGGGGCCCACCACGATCCTCACCCTGGCCACGGAGCAGGCCCGCAGCCGCGGCATAGAGGCCCTTTCGCTGCTGGTGCAGGTGCCTGCCTACGCCCAACTGGAACGGGACTACCGCGGACTGGTGGAGCTGCTGCAGGCCTTGGGGCGGGTCCTGGAGGTGTCGCTGCCCCTGGAGCGGCTCTGGCAGGAGGCGGAACGACAGTACGGCAGTCTGGACGAGCAGGTGCGGCGCGACCCCCGCCTCAAGGCGTGGGTGGAAGACCTGGAGCGGGCCTACGATCAGGAGCTAGCGAGCCAGCCGTCTCCCGAGCCGCCGCCCCTCTCGCCGGAGCTGGAGCGCCTGCTGGAGGACATCGAGCGGCGATGGGAGGGGCCGCCGCCCCCGGCCCCGCC
- a CDS encoding Lrp/AsnC family transcriptional regulator, protein MATANVPVTVDDPVNVAILSVSEDRLQGFLRDPLGEIARRTGLPIETVVERIRAMLEAGTIRRVRQTLVTTNLAHGALVAWEVPQERLHAAFDFMFREDPFSGHVVIRTTDVASPGSTYKLWTTVKVPQGFSLEKHCQLLAERVGTLRFRIMPAKALFVLGVGHTRRRGLQPGAKSDTPARVHWIKEEQLSQLEWRVLAALKREFRPEEIVPDIWRARAAEADVDLETFYRVAEALDRRGLIGRFSTFLEHYKPVAGGQRVARYNALFHWAVPPGLEVKAGQEIGRHHILTHCYWREAGPEFHNVNLMAVAHGQEKDWLLAHKAAIDSHLAEVGIPVLYTNVFWGGRSEIKPSEIFPLAYVEWCQRMGVDPEAMRC, encoded by the coding sequence ATGGCCACCGCCAACGTCCCCGTAACGGTGGACGACCCCGTCAACGTGGCCATCCTGTCCGTCTCGGAGGACAGGCTGCAGGGCTTCCTGCGGGACCCCCTCGGCGAGATAGCTCGCCGCACTGGCCTCCCCATCGAAACCGTCGTCGAGCGTATCCGCGCCATGCTAGAGGCGGGGACCATCCGTCGCGTTCGTCAGACCCTCGTCACCACCAACCTCGCCCACGGTGCCCTGGTGGCCTGGGAGGTGCCGCAGGAGCGGCTGCATGCAGCGTTCGACTTCATGTTCCGCGAAGACCCCTTCAGCGGACATGTGGTCATCCGCACCACCGATGTGGCCAGTCCCGGTTCGACTTACAAGCTGTGGACGACGGTGAAAGTGCCCCAGGGCTTCTCCCTGGAGAAGCATTGCCAGCTGCTGGCGGAGCGGGTGGGCACCCTGCGCTTCCGCATCATGCCGGCCAAGGCCCTCTTCGTGCTGGGAGTAGGGCACACCCGACGGCGCGGCCTGCAGCCGGGGGCCAAGTCCGATACCCCCGCGCGGGTGCACTGGATCAAGGAAGAGCAGCTCAGCCAACTCGAGTGGCGGGTGCTCGCCGCCCTCAAGCGTGAGTTTCGCCCCGAAGAGATAGTGCCCGACATCTGGCGGGCGCGAGCGGCCGAGGCGGACGTCGACCTGGAGACCTTCTATCGGGTGGCCGAGGCCCTGGACCGCCGTGGCCTCATCGGGCGGTTCTCTACCTTCCTGGAGCACTACAAGCCAGTGGCGGGCGGCCAGCGGGTGGCCCGTTACAACGCCCTCTTTCACTGGGCGGTGCCGCCGGGGCTGGAGGTGAAGGCGGGCCAGGAGATAGGCCGCCACCACATCCTCACCCACTGCTACTGGCGGGAGGCGGGGCCCGAGTTCCACAACGTGAACCTGATGGCAGTAGCCCACGGGCAGGAGAAGGACTGGCTGCTGGCCCACAAGGCAGCCATCGACAGCCACCTGGCCGAGGTGGGCATACCGGTCCTCTACACCAACGTCTTCTGGGGCGGCCGCAGCGAGATCAAGCCCTCGGAGATATTTCCCCTGGCCTACGTGGAGTGGTGCCAGCGCATGGGCGTGGACCCCGAGGCCATGCGCTGCTGA
- a CDS encoding enoyl-CoA hydratase/isomerase family protein — protein MDFRELRLERHGAVALLCLDRPHKHNALGRRLAEELYAALDALEADDEVKAAVITGAGDRAFCAGADMSEQVADPTMPQATGRALAKVLRFPKPIIAAVNGYAYGGGALLAINCDLRLASPNARFRFVGVSYGLVVGAAQLPRIVGLPAAKELVFTARVVEAEEALRLGLVDRLVPQGELVTEALALAGQMAAHSLSALKAAKEVLELALDNRQALLREAEVNQALRQGEEHRQLFREAARRVTGQDVGG, from the coding sequence GTGGACTTCAGGGAGCTGCGGTTGGAGCGGCACGGGGCAGTGGCGCTGCTCTGCCTGGACCGTCCCCACAAGCACAACGCCCTGGGCCGCCGCCTGGCCGAGGAGCTCTACGCCGCCCTGGACGCCCTCGAGGCGGACGACGAGGTGAAGGCGGCCGTCATCACCGGCGCCGGCGACCGCGCTTTCTGCGCCGGGGCCGATATGTCCGAGCAGGTGGCCGATCCGACCATGCCCCAGGCCACCGGCCGCGCCCTGGCCAAGGTGCTGCGCTTCCCCAAGCCCATCATCGCCGCCGTCAACGGCTACGCCTACGGCGGCGGCGCCCTTCTGGCCATCAACTGCGACCTGCGGCTGGCCTCGCCCAACGCCCGCTTCCGCTTCGTGGGGGTCAGCTACGGCCTGGTGGTGGGGGCGGCCCAGCTCCCCCGCATCGTCGGCCTGCCCGCCGCCAAGGAGCTGGTCTTCACCGCACGGGTAGTGGAGGCGGAGGAGGCCCTGCGCCTGGGTCTGGTGGACCGACTGGTGCCCCAGGGCGAGCTGGTGACCGAGGCGCTGGCCCTGGCCGGGCAGATGGCTGCCCACTCCCTTTCCGCCCTCAAGGCGGCCAAGGAGGTGCTGGAGCTGGCCCTGGACAACCGCCAGGCGCTCCTGCGGGAGGCGGAGGTGAACCAGGCTCTGCGCCAGGGCGAGGAGCACCGCCAGCTTTTCCGCGAAGCGGCCCGCCGCGTCACGGGCCAGGACGTCGGCGGCTGA